ATATCCGCCGGCAGAAATTCGACTTGGTTATCAATTTGCACGCCAATGAGCGGGCCTCCTTTATTGCCGCATTCAGCGGCGCAAAAAAAATTGTCGGTTACTCAACCTTCGGTCTCGGCTGGTTGTTTCACCGTATGATGAAAAACCGGAAAGCCGTCAAGCACCAGGTGGAGTCCCATTTTGACGTGCTGAAGGAATTCGTCGGTATCGACCGGACCGACGACCGCGGCATCGAAATGTGGCTTGACGCAGCAGCGGAAAATGCGGCCGCTAAAATATGGCAGGAGGCCTTTGGTTCACAGCAACTGGCAAGAATTGTCGGTCTCAATATCGGCGCCAGCTGGCCTACCAAGCGCTGGCGCAATGAATATTACGCCGAGCTGGCCGACCGGCTGCTGGATATGGGTTACGGCATTGCCTACTTTGGCGGACCCATGGATGTGGAGCTGGTCGAAGAAACCATTGGCCTGATGCGAAACAAAAATCATCCGCTGGTTAAAGTTTTTACCGGTAAAGTATCCCTGCAGGTGTTGGCCGCTCTCTTAAAGAAGTGTGCCGTACTGGTTACCAACGACTCCGGGCCCATGCACGTCGCCGTGGCCATGGATGTGCCGCTGGTCACCATGTTTGGCTCTTCGCCGGTACCAGGATTTTATCCCTATAATAATATCAGTATTTTAATCAAGACACCGGTTGACTGCCACCCCTGCGGCGAACATCACTGCGACACTCACGAGTGCATGAAATTGATCTCTGTCGACACAGTAATGAAATATACAATCGAATTACTGGAAAAGTACGGGGACAGGCAAGGCGCCCTGCCCAGGAAAATGGGGGATTTCTATCCTAGAATTATAGAGTTGTAAAGGCATAACCACAAAGAAAGGCCAGAAAGGATGATTATCATGACTAACGAAGAGTTCCAAAAACAAGTACTTGATCAACTTGGCAAGATCAGCACACGATTGGACAGGATGGATACCCGGTTAGACAGCATGGATACCCGGTTGGACGCTGTGGACAACCGGCTGGACAGCATGGATACCCGATTAGACGCTATAGATAGCCGGTTAGACACTGTGGACAACCGATTGGACAACCTTGAAGGCCAGCAAACGGAAAACAATCGTTTTATTCAAGTCCTTCTCCACCGCACTGAAGAACTTGACGCTAAATTCGACGGTTTACTTCATACTACCGCTACCAAAGAAGCTCTTAACCGCCTGGAAGTTAAGATTGACCGTATAGCAGGCGACGTATCTTTCCTCGCTCGTAAATCGTTCGAACACGCTGATGATATTCGAGAGTTAAAACGCGCAAGGTGAAGCGAGATGAAATGAATGCATATTATCTCTGCGGTAAAATTCACACAGAGAGGTGGGGAGCCGCATGACACTGACAGTTTTAATACTGGCGAAAAATGAAGAGAAAAATATCCGGGAGTGCATCGAAAGCGCCAAATTCGCCGATGAAATTATTGTTATTGATGATTTTAGCACCGACGACACCAAGGCGATTGCGGAAAGCCTGGGGGCCAAAGTATACCAGCGGGCCATGAACGGCGACTGGGGGGCGCAACAAACTTACGCCATTCAACTGGCCCGGACGGAATGGATTTTTTTCCTTGATGCCGACGAGCGGATTCCCCCGGCATTGGCGGTTGAAATCCGGAATGCGGTTAAGCTTAATGAGAAATATACCTATAAAGTATCCCGGCTCAATCATATTATGGGACAAGCGCTGCGCCACGGCGGGTGGTATCCTGATTTCGGCATTCATCTTTTGCCCCGGGAAGGAAGTTATGTCGAGGGTTTTGTGCATCCCCGGATTCATCATAACTATCCTGAGAAACAGTTAAAGAATCATATGCTTCATTACCCATATACCAGTTGGGAGCATTACTTCAACAAGCTGAACCTCTACACCCGGCTGGCGGCCGAAAAGAACCGAAAAAACGGCAAGAAAGCCAACTTTTTCTTCGACATCATGATTAGACCGCATGTGGCGTTTTTCAAAATGTATATCCTGAAAGCCGGGTGGCGCGACGGCAAAGTCGGCTTCATCCTGGCTTCGTTTCACTACTGTTATACAATGGCGAAATATGTAAAGTTGTACTACTTGCAGAAGACCAATAAAGACAATTATTCACCTTTATAATTTTCTACCTTGCATATTCTCTCTTTTTTTTGGTATAATGTAATTACAAAGTAATAACAGTGGGAGGTTAAACAATCATGCAAGCGGATATTGTGAAAATCGGTAATTCCAGGGGAATAAGGCTTCCGGCCACGATACTTAAACAATGTGGCATAGGTTCTAAAGTGGAACTGGAAATCAAAGATAACAAGATTATTTTAAAGCCGGTTAAAACGCCACGGCAAGGGTGGGCCGCAGCATTTAAACGAATGAATCAAAATGATGACGATATTTTACTAATCCCTGATGATGTTGATGCCGACCTATTAGAGGAATGGAATGAAAATTGACCAATATTCCGTGTACTGGGTGGATTTAAACCCCACCCGAGGCGCGGAGATGAATAAGACAAGACCCTGTGTAGTTATCTCTCCACTGGAGATGAACACTTATTTGCGAACCATCATAATTGCACCGGTAACGAGGCGGGGCAGGGAGGGATACCCTACTCGTATAAAATTGGCTGTGAATGATGTATCAGGCTGGATTGTATTAGACCAAATCCGGGCTATAGATAAAACTAGACTCTGTGAAAAAATAGGGAATCTAACCAACGGCGAAATAGCAGAGGCAAAAAATATTATCAAGGAAATGCTGGTTGACTAAGACTACGCTTTTAATTTAATGTATATGGCGACAAGTAAGTAGATAACAAAATAACAAAAAAAATAAGGGTGCATTGCTATGTTAGTTGAGAAAATTATGCAGGATCATGTTATTGTGGTCGAGAAAACTAGGAAAGAATGTCTGGCCGATATTGAAACATTTGCCGGCCTTTGCAAAAAGGCTGTTTTGGCGGGAAGAACGGTTTTTTTCTGCGGCAATGGCGGGAGCGCCGCCGACAGCCAGCATTTGGCCGCCGAGTTTGTCGGCCGTTTCCAGAGAGAACGGCGGGCGTTGCCGGCTGTTGCCTTAACCACGGATACGTCAATTTTGACTGCTGTCGCCAATGACTATGGCTATGAATTGGTATTTGCGCGGCAGGTGGAAGCACTGGCCCGCCCGGGCGACGTGGTGGTGGGAATCAGTACGTCGGGCAGCAGCCCGAACGTTGTTGCCGCCATTGAACGGGCCAAAGCCGCCGGCGCCGCCGCCGTCGGCATGACCGGCGAAACAGGCGGCAAACTGGCCGACCTGTGTGACGTATGCATCAAAGTGCCGTCTAACGTAACTGCCCGGATACAGGAAGCCCACATTCTGGTGGGACACATTATTTGTGAAATGATCGACGAGGTGCCGGCCGGTGTTTGACAATTATGCTTTGGCGGCGGAGTTTTTGGCCAGCCGGGTAAAAGATTGCCAGGTATTGGTCGTCGGTGATGTCATGCTGGACAGGTATTATTTTGGCGAGGTGAAACGGATTTCGCCGGAAGCGCCTGTTCCCGTAACCCGGGTGCTGAGTGAGAAGGAAGTGCTGGGCGGGGCAGCCAACGTAGTGCGCAATTTGGCGCTGCTGGGCTGCCGGGTATTACTGGCGGGAATGACCGGCCAGGACAACAACCGCAATCGCATGACCAAGCTGCTGGCGGATATCGGGGTTGAGGCTGACGGCCTCATTACCGGCAACCGGCCTACCACCACCAAGCTGCGGGTAATCGGCGGGCATCAGCAAATGCTGCGGCTTGATTTTGAAGATACCAGACCGGTTTCCCCGTCAGCGGTAAAAAAGCTGTGTCAGTATGTAGAGCAATCGATCCAAGCCGGGGTTGCCGCTATTATCATATCCGATTATGGGAAAGGCCTCTGTACTCCCGCTCTCTGCCAATGTGTCATCCAAGCCGCCAACCGGCATAAGATTCCGATAATTGTTGATCCTAAAGGTGACAATTGGTTGAAATACAGCGAAGCATACCTTTTAACACCCAATCTGAAAGAAATTAGTGAAGCTGTCCGGCGACCGGTCACCAATAGCGACAAAGCGGTAAAGCTGGCGGCGGATAAAGTGCGCCGGCGGTTCAAATTGTCGGGGGTTGTGGTGACCCGCTCGGAAAAAGGGTTGACTCTTATTGATGATGCCAGAGAAGTTCACATCCCGACACGGGCCCAGGAA
This window of the Methylomusa anaerophila genome carries:
- a CDS encoding glycosyltransferase family 2 protein, which translates into the protein MTLTVLILAKNEEKNIRECIESAKFADEIIVIDDFSTDDTKAIAESLGAKVYQRAMNGDWGAQQTYAIQLARTEWIFFLDADERIPPALAVEIRNAVKLNEKYTYKVSRLNHIMGQALRHGGWYPDFGIHLLPREGSYVEGFVHPRIHHNYPEKQLKNHMLHYPYTSWEHYFNKLNLYTRLAAEKNRKNGKKANFFFDIMIRPHVAFFKMYILKAGWRDGKVGFILASFHYCYTMAKYVKLYYLQKTNKDNYSPL
- a CDS encoding type II toxin-antitoxin system PemK/MazF family toxin yields the protein MKIDQYSVYWVDLNPTRGAEMNKTRPCVVISPLEMNTYLRTIIIAPVTRRGREGYPTRIKLAVNDVSGWIVLDQIRAIDKTRLCEKIGNLTNGEIAEAKNIIKEMLVD
- a CDS encoding D-sedoheptulose-7-phosphate isomerase; this encodes MLVEKIMQDHVIVVEKTRKECLADIETFAGLCKKAVLAGRTVFFCGNGGSAADSQHLAAEFVGRFQRERRALPAVALTTDTSILTAVANDYGYELVFARQVEALARPGDVVVGISTSGSSPNVVAAIERAKAAGAAAVGMTGETGGKLADLCDVCIKVPSNVTARIQEAHILVGHIICEMIDEVPAGV
- the rfaE1 gene encoding D-glycero-beta-D-manno-heptose-7-phosphate kinase, whose translation is MFDNYALAAEFLASRVKDCQVLVVGDVMLDRYYFGEVKRISPEAPVPVTRVLSEKEVLGGAANVVRNLALLGCRVLLAGMTGQDNNRNRMTKLLADIGVEADGLITGNRPTTTKLRVIGGHQQMLRLDFEDTRPVSPSAVKKLCQYVEQSIQAGVAAIIISDYGKGLCTPALCQCVIQAANRHKIPIIVDPKGDNWLKYSEAYLLTPNLKEISEAVRRPVTNSDKAVKLAADKVRRRFKLSGVVVTRSEKGLTLIDDAREVHIPTRAQEVFDVSGAGDTVIAVLGAALAGGLDLADAAQLANLAAGVVVAKLGTYAISREELVEAFESFVKRE
- a CDS encoding AbrB/MazE/SpoVT family DNA-binding domain-containing protein codes for the protein MQADIVKIGNSRGIRLPATILKQCGIGSKVELEIKDNKIILKPVKTPRQGWAAAFKRMNQNDDDILLIPDDVDADLLEEWNEN
- the waaF gene encoding lipopolysaccharide heptosyltransferase II, whose amino-acid sequence is MSLYAKILVINLMHIGDLLLVTPVLRTLRTNYPQAHIALLADAKLADLVKYNQNINELIAIDKKGYHNKLGNYLRAVQDIRRQKFDLVINLHANERASFIAAFSGAKKIVGYSTFGLGWLFHRMMKNRKAVKHQVESHFDVLKEFVGIDRTDDRGIEMWLDAAAENAAAKIWQEAFGSQQLARIVGLNIGASWPTKRWRNEYYAELADRLLDMGYGIAYFGGPMDVELVEETIGLMRNKNHPLVKVFTGKVSLQVLAALLKKCAVLVTNDSGPMHVAVAMDVPLVTMFGSSPVPGFYPYNNISILIKTPVDCHPCGEHHCDTHECMKLISVDTVMKYTIELLEKYGDRQGALPRKMGDFYPRIIEL